The genomic region ACATGTGCTCATGGTGAGCTCCTCCCAGCCCACTGGCCTTGTGATGATTCCCCCAAGAAGCTCAGGTTCTTGCAGCCATTTCAGGAAGTTGAGGGCTGATAATGAGGAAAGGCGGGAACGAATGCAGAAATGAAAGCCCAGGAGGAGGCTGCATCCGGgtggagaaggaagggggagggggaaagcaATCCTTCAAAGCAGGCACATCCCAGCTGGAGGTGAAAGCcggagctctgcccaggggaaTTGTCACCCCTGttgcctctgcagcagggatgccCAAACTAGCTCAAggtcagcccagccctgagtcTTGTTGAGCTGCAAAGGCAGCCAAGCCAGACAAGTGaggtgctggcagtggcagaggCTGCTCGGGGGTTTCCATCTCCCCCGGGTGACCGCCCCGCTTGTCCCCACATGACAGTGCAGTGTGGCGTGGGTAGTGACAGAGGGGCCCGGGGGATTCCTGGGGCACCAGGGCTGCCTGCCGTGGGACACAAGCATGAGCGCTGCTCTCTCCCCTGGGAGCCCAGCGAGGCTCTGGAAAGCGAAAGCACCAGCGGTTTAAAGTTCAAGCTGAATTGCTGTGGAAAGCCCCTTATTTGAGCAGTCTTAACTCGGCTGTACCTGAAGAAGGCAGATCCTGCAGCCTCTTCCCGGACGTGGTGCCTGGGAGCAGGTTTGGAGAAacaggggctgtccctgcaaGTGTGCAAAGGACACCTCAGCTGAGGTGCTACCACAGGGACTGATGCCAAACCAAGCAGGGAACCTCCCTGCTCAGATCATACCTAAGCTAGGTCAGTAAAAGCCTGATGAGGGGAGCGCTGTCCTTACGGCTGGTTGCCTTGTTCCTGGGGTGGGCCCCTTGGCTGTGCTCTACCTCATGGTCCATGGAGGGTGGCCCATggtccctgctggcagccccttcccctgccctgggagtgCTGACAGTGAGGGGGCACCCCATGGCTGTGCAGAGGCAAGCAAGTATGGGTGGCCTCCCCTTCCAGCGGGGAATTCCCTGCTGCAACATAACCTGGGGCTTCCCCGGGGACAAAGCCTCTCCTGTTGggcacagcctgtccctggcagcaggtGGAGAGGAACTGGCCTTTAGAAACTGTAGAATGTATTTTGCCTTCAAAATCAGGTTTCAGCTGAAGATGCCTGGGGTCCCAGATGCTGGCCTGATCTTCAAGCAGGACTTGGGAGGAGATCACTAAAAGACATTCTTGGGGACTGGCCTCTGAGCTTCTCAGCACATTCACGTCCCAGTGCAACTGGCAAAaagacagccccagccccacttCTTGTCTGCAGTTCTTTAGGGCCAGGTGCTGTTCTCCTGCCTGTGAAGGGATGCTCTCCATGCCCACATTGCAGGTGGCATCCCAAAGCTGGGCTGTCTGGAGAGTGGGGTGTcttgccagggctggcacagctctcacCCTCCATCTCTTGGGCCTGTCAGTCTCTATCAAAGCATCATgggtggcagagcccagcctttAGTTTAGAGCTGGTTCCTTCCAGAGACAGAGGCCACCCAGGGCCTCTAGTGCAGTGGTGAGGGTCAGGAGCTAAGCTCATGCCTGCCGTGCTGTGCAGAGTGGGAGATGCTGCCTGCTGACCACAATGGCCAGGTTTGGCCTGTGGGGGCTGCCCTCTGGTGGGAGGATGGGCCCTACAGTGCgggggggggcaggggaggctggaAATTCCCTCTCAGCGCTGCCTCTGTTCTGCTCTCGCTTCTTTTCTGACTGTGCAGGGGCTGTCTGGAAATCAGACCTGTCCTTGGGCTGGGGGACTCGGGTGCCTGGCCACCCTATAGCTCTGGAGACCACAGTCCTGGGGACCAGAGCTCCCTGCTTGCCGCCAAGCTCTGACAGCTGCATCTCTggtgtccctctgtgctggcaggctgcgtgccagccctgccatggcagtgcTGAAAGGGAAGGATGTgggggagagaagaggaaatcaGTGTGGGACTGGCAAATCGCCTGCCATATGGACTGTGCCATGCAGGTGATCTTGgaccagccctgggctcctgcccagctttGGCTGTTTGCCTTTGTGGAGGGGAAAGCAGAAGTACAGtgtgcagctggcaggagggaacTGGAATTCCCCGGGTAGCTGCCAGAGCCCAGACCTCTCTCCACAGCcaccaaacccagctcctggACTCTGGGAAAGACATCCCAGGCTCTTTGGACCACCACCAAAGGCTTGGAGTCCTGGCTTTGGGCAGTGCCAGATTGAAACTCTACACATGCTGTGAGGTCTGAGGGAGGACCCTGTGTTGCTtagcagggacaggagggtcTGTTCCCCGTGGGGATCAGAGTGAAGGACTGCCATGTGGAGCCTCAGACCATGTTCCTGCCTTGGCCCTCTGCTGAGTTTCCCCAGGGAGAGGGCAAGATGGAGTACCTCCaagctggagggaaggagacTGGAGGAAGCGGGGAGATTATTCCTTcatgcagcagggaaggatCTCTGCTCCTGAGCATGGCACTCGGgacttatttctcttttttttctctcctgtacCCATTAACCCTCTCTAGGTTGCTTCATCTGGCCATTATCCACTGTGTCCCAGCTGTAGCACTCTGCTGCATCGCTCAgctacccagggaggtgctggagatCCAAAATGATCTTTTCCAGGTATGCTGTTGTGATAGGCAGAAGATGGGAGGAAGAGAAATGCCACAGGCTGTTCCCTGGATAGCTGCTCAATCCATCTGTCCCTTCCCGAGGAGCCCACACCTGCTTCCCCCAGAGCATGGTGAAGGTCCCATGTGTGCAGCCTCTTTGCAGGGAGGGGAATAAGGGAGGTGGAGGTACCCTGAGAGAGAAGTgtgacagctcccagcactgtgggGTGAAGAGTTTCTTTGCAAGGCCCCAGGACATTGCAGACAGCCATGGAAGAAGCATGGCTTGAATGTGGCAGGGTAGATAACTTGGGAGAATGAGATGTCTCCATGGGTGATCCGTGAGCTGAGGTGCAGGGGAGCAGCAAGATGTGTGACCCCACCAGTGCCAGCCACAGTGCCAGCCACATGTAATGTCACCACAGGGATGGGGGCGTCCTGCGTGGCAgtcagctctggctgccaggctggctcctggaGACTGGTGGGGCTCAGCATACCTCCTGTCCTAAGGGCATCCTCCACTGTGGCAacagctctctggccacagagagaaacacaactttcccaggcatcgTTCTGGGAAAGGatgtgagaagatcagagaaaagaatgagaaacaattcttatcttaacTTACTACACCTAGTATTGTGAACATGTTGAATGTGTTAtagagatttgtttaccaaagggcAGTTTCTTAATTAACCAATAGTGATAGTATTTTAATTAGAGGACCAGGTAGGTCCAGCTCTATCATAACTGTCTATAAAAGCATGGGtttcttaataaataaaaaaaaaaccaaccttcTATAAATCATGAAGTCTATATCACTTATTACCCAGCTGAGGACCCCTTGGGTGACATCTCTCCCCTCTCTAATTTCTCTCCAGACCCCGCTCCACCTGGCTGTGtacctggagcagcccagcgTGATCCAGGCGCTGATCCACAAGGGAGTGAACCCCGGGCTGCAGGACCGTAATGGCAACACCCCGCTGCACTTggcctgtgagcagcagcacctgcagtgtgcccagcagctgctgaagggcaCAGCCACGCCGgatggcacagctcagccccgtGGGCACCACCAggacctgcagctccagaaCTGGCAAGGTGAGACCTGGGGGCAGCACGGTGGCAAAGCTGGTGACCAGATTAGGGCAGAGACCATGAGATGTGTATGCGGGGATCCAGGAGGACAGCAGAATGGGAATGCGGCTGGGATTGGTGTGGCCCAGGGTGGTCTGGGCTGACTGTGGCTCTCTCTTCTGCCTCCCCATCACAGGTTTGGCGTGTCTGCACATCAGTACCTTGAAAGGGAACATCCCTATGatgtctctgctgctggagagtgGTGCCAACATTGATGTCCAGGTAAGACTGGGCACAGTGTGATGTTTTGTAAAGGCTGGGATGGTGGGTCTTTCCTTTGGGCACTCCCttcagccctggggcaggcactgctgtgaGGCTTGGGAGCACTGAATTTTGAGGGAGCAGAGAGTAAAGGTCCTTGAGAAGGTTGTTGGGTAATGTGACAGCAATCAGGGTGGGGACTGCCCTCTGCACCCAGTCAAGGGGGTGtgggtgggtgctgcagggcccATCTGAGGGGACCCCCCACCCACACCCTTGTGATCTGTGGGTTGCAGGAGGGCACGAGCGGGAAGACCCCGTTGCACCTGGCTGTGGAGTGCCACAACCGTAGGGCTGTGCAGTTCCTGCTGCGCCACGGGGCCTACGTGGATGCCCAGATGTACAACGGGTGCACTCCACTCCACCTGGCCGTGGGCCGCAGGGATGCTGCCATCGCCGCCATCCTCTCACACTCCGGGGCTGACACCCTGCTGAGGAACATGGAGAATGAGACAGCTCAGGACCTGGCTGATGGCAATGATGATGTGAGTCTCTGTGGGAGGAAGCCTGTGGCTCTGCAAGTGTGTtaggggctgcaggagctggatgaTAGAGGGACTCTCCTAGGAGGAGTTTCTAGCTGTTCCTATCCTTCCCTATATGTTGTAAGCATTGGCTCTGTGATGTGTGGGATAACTGCCTTTTGCCTTGAGCCCGAGGAAAAGCCTAGATAGGGCTTCTTGGCACTTCCCTGGGGATGTAGGAGGCTGGAGGACTGGGTGGGGGGAAGATTTGGGCCCCTACCCCAGCTTGGTGGAGACACAGCCCTGGATGCTTACATGTCCATACCCTTGGTCTTTGCAGCTCCTTGCCTTGCTGCCCTTCGATGACCTGAAGATCTCGGGGAAGCCTGTTGTGTGCTCTGAATGAGCAGATGGACTCCTTTGGCCCATTGGGCTGCCTccttcctctgtgctgctgcccactAGGATCTTACCTGCCTGCGtttcagtgggagcagagaCAATTTGGGAGACTTATCCCACTGCCCCTCCCCTCTTTGGAAAAGTTTTGTTTGCCTCAGGCTGCCTTCCCAGATGGAAGAAGGTGGCATTATGAGCACTACACAGGGGAGGCTCTTCTTTTAGAATCTGTGCACTGCAGCAGGACTGAAtttctcctccctgccatgggtcTGACTTGTGGGGATCTCCAGCATacacagggaaggagcaggagaggactCATTCTCACACTGTAGGCAGGACAGAGCATTGTCTGGCACCATCAGAATAAGTGTGGGGTGAGGAGAGTCAACACTCACTCTAATAAAtgtttgttgttgctgtggGCACCAGCAGTCTCATGTGATCTAACCCCCGCAcaccccacagtgtcacaggagGCTGTGCATCACCGCGGGGGCTTGGGGACACGAGCGCTACAGGGCTTTCCCCGGTCTGCCTGCTCCCTCAGTCCTTCACACCGCAGAGGGTGAGTGGGAGCACAGGGGCCTTCCCCTCTTGCAGAGCCTTTCTAGTGCTCGGGGGAGGCTGGGGATCCCAGCAAGGTGCTCTATTCCCATGCTGTCTTGCCAAATATCTGCCTGCAGGCGTGGAGAAAGAGCACAGGAGATGCTGAAGACCAGGTTGTGGATCCCTGCTTCTGCCATTGTTCCTTACGCCTTGCTGCTTTACTGTGTTGTCGTTTCCTCTCTCACAGAGGACAGGAAGATCCTGCCTCCCCTCCTACCTTGGAAGGGGGTTAAAAAACTTAGGGTATGGGTTTTCCCTGGGTTTTAGATCCTCCCAGGCTGAAAGTGGAAGAGGTGGCAGCATTATCTTCCCATCCCTTCTGTTGTTCAGCTCACCACCCTTCCCTGCCACTTATTTCTCCAGCCAGAGGAGCACATGCAATGCATTAGGAAATCAGCCAAAGGTGCTGTGGGAATGGAGGCACAAATGACTTGCCCAATCTCAGCCAGGAAAATTCCTCACTTgttgctgggagcagctgctaTTGTTTGGGACAAATACTGGATGGTGCAATCGACCAGGATGCTCTAGAGTTAGGCCTTgtcttcttcctcccttcttGTAAGGGAATGCTGCCAGGAAAGCAACATAAGGACCCCCCAGGCCTCGGGACCTTGCATGGTTTCCTCAGGAGTCCAGGGCTGCATTGCTCTGTTTCTTTTGAATCTTTGCCTCTCACCTTCTGG from Molothrus ater isolate BHLD 08-10-18 breed brown headed cowbird chromosome 3, BPBGC_Mater_1.1, whole genome shotgun sequence harbors:
- the NFKBIE gene encoding NF-kappa-B inhibitor epsilon, which gives rise to MARAAGGKEAAGWEGEDGQCDSGIESLRSLPGGRETPAAPEGPPAAPEETLAEAAAAEERLDSSYGSGALPEALPGLPGAPGDRPEEPPPRPEGLSRQQLDALTYLSEDGDTLLHLAIIHCVPAVALCCIAQLPREVLEIQNDLFQTPLHLAVYLEQPSVIQALIHKGVNPGLQDRNGNTPLHLACEQQHLQCAQQLLKGTATPDGTAQPRGHHQDLQLQNWQGLACLHISTLKGNIPMMSLLLESGANIDVQEGTSGKTPLHLAVECHNRRAVQFLLRHGAYVDAQMYNGCTPLHLAVGRRDAAIAAILSHSGADTLLRNMENETAQDLADGNDDLLALLPFDDLKISGKPVVCSE